One window from the genome of Elaeis guineensis isolate ETL-2024a chromosome 5, EG11, whole genome shotgun sequence encodes:
- the LOC105045308 gene encoding ATP-dependent Clp protease ATP-binding subunit ClpA homolog CD4B, chloroplastic isoform X1: MAGTLVKLATFPAVTSRGHIQIQGSRKPSRLALMMCNVRVSPLRMQGFTGLRQLNALDFPYKSGRDFHFLISALSPTARGRAKRVVPKAVFERFTEKAIKVIMLAQEEARRLGHNFVGTEQILLGLIGEGTGIAAKVLKSLGISLKDARAEVEKIIGRGSGFVAVEIPFTPRAKRVSELSLEEARQLGHNYVGTEHLLLGLLREGEGVAARVLESFGADPSNIRTQVIRMVGESTEDVGAVIGGASSGSKMPMLEEYGTNLTKLAEEGRLDPVIGRQQQIKRVTQILGRRTKNNPCLIGEPGVGKTAIAEGLAQHIANGGVPETIEGKKVITLDMGLLVAGTKYRGEFEERLKRLMEEIKKNNDIILFIDEVHTLIGAGAAEGAIDAANILKPALARGELQCIGATTLDEYRKHIEKDPALERRFQPVKVPEPTVDESIQILKGLRERYEIHHKLSYTDDAIVAAVQLSHQYISDRFLPDKAIDLIDEAGSRVRLHHAQVLSFVPCSSLFYNYCSLSMLTCCFQLPDDAKVLDKELKQIVKEKNDAVRSQEFAKAGELRDRELELKTQISALIEKTKERNKAESEAGDGGLVVTEKDIRHIVALWTGIPVEKVSTDESDHLLKMEETLHKRVIGQDEAVKAISRAIRRARVGLKNPNRPIASFIFSGPTGVGKSELAKTLATYYFGSEEAMIRLDMSEFMERHTVSKLIGSPPGYVGYTEGGQLTEAVRRRPYTLVLFDEIEKAHPDVFNMMLQILEDGRLTDSKGRTVDFKNTLLIMTSNVGSSVIEKGGRRIGFDLDYDEKDGSYSRIKSLVTEELKQYFRPEFLNRLDEMIVFRQLTKLEVKEIADIMLKEVFERMKGKGIELQVTDRFKKRVAEEGYNPSYGARPLRRAIMRLLEDILAEKMLAGEVKVGDSAIMDVDADGNVTVLNGRTAVSIH, encoded by the exons ATGGCTGGAACTCTGGTAAAGTTAGCTACTTTCCCTGCTGTCACAAGTAGAGGCCATATCCAGATCCAAGGCTCTAGGAAGCCAAGCAGGTTAGCCCTAATGATGTGTAATGTGAGAGTATCTCCTCTAAGAATGCAAGGGTTCACAGGACTGCGACAATTAAATGCCTTGGATTTTCCATACAAATCTGGAAGAGACTTTCATTTTTTGATATCAGCTTTAAGTCCTACTGCTCGAGGGAGGGCCAAACGAGTAGTTCCTAAAGCTGTGTTTGAGCGATTCACAGAGAAGGCTATTAAAGTGATCATGCTTGCACAGGAAGAAGCTAGACGTTTGGGCCACAATTTTGTTGGTACAGAGCAGATTTTGTTGGGTCTTATTGGTGAGGGAACTGGTATAGCTgcaaaagttttgaaatccttgGGAATTAGTCTTAAGGATGCCCGGGCTGAAGTGGAGAAGATTATTGGGAGAGGCAGTGGATTTGTAGCTGTTGAGATACCTTTTACGCCACGTGCCAAGCGTGTCTCGGAACTTTCACTAGAGGAAGCCCGGCAACTTG GTCACAATTACGTAGGAACCGAGCACTTACTGCTGGGTTTGCTTCGTGAGGGTGAAGGGGTAGCTGCTCGTGTACTTGAGAGTTTTGGCGCTGACCCAAGCAATATTCGTACACAG GTCATTCGTATGGTTGGTGAAAGCACAGAAGATGTTGGTGCAGTGATTGGAGGAGCAAGCAGTGGCAGCAAGATGCCTATGCTTGAGGAGTATGGGACTAATCTGACAAAGTTGGCAGAGGAG GGTAGACTAGATCCTGTTATTGGGAGGCAGCAACAGATAAAGCGTGTTACACAAATCCTAGGCAGGCGGACCAAGAACAATCCTTGTCTTATTGGAGAACCTGGTGTTGGAAAAACAGCTATTGCTGAGGGACTCGCTCAACATATTGCAAATGGTGGTGTTCCAGAAACAATTGAAGGAAAGAAG GTGATTACCCTTGATATGGGTCTTCTTGTTGCTGGCACAAAGTATCGTGGAGAGTTTGAAGAGAGACTAAAGAGACTGATGGAAGAAATCAAAAAGAATAATGACATAATACTCTTCATCGATGAGGTTCACACATTGATAGGTGCAGGAGCAGCAGAGGGTGCAATTGATGCTGCAAACATTTTGAAACCAGCTCTTGCAAGGGGTGAACTTCAG TGTATTGGAGCCACAACACTTGATGAATACAGGAAGCATATAGAGAAGGATCCAGCTTTAGAAAGAAGATTCCAGCCAGTAAAGGTTCCAGAGCCAACAGTTGATGAGTCAATACAAATTCTGAAAGGATTACGTGAAAGATATGAGATCCACCACAAACTTAGTTACACAGATGATGCTATAGTTGCTGCTGTACAATTGTCACATCAGTACATAAG TGACCGCTTCCTCCCTGACAAAGCAATTGACTTGATTGATGAAGCTGGTTCACGTGTTAGGCTTCATCATGCACAGGTATTATCTTTTGTTCCTTGTTCATCATTGTTTTATAATTATTGTAGTTTAAGCATGCTGACTTGCTGCTTTCAGTTACCTGATGATGCAAAAGTACTTGACAAGGAACTTAAGCAAATTGTAAAAGAGAAAAATGATGCTGTTCGTAGCCAAGAATTTGCGAAG GCTGGGGAGCTACGAGATAGGGAGTTGGAACTGAAGACCCAAATCTCGGCTCTGATCGAGAAAACTAAGGAGAGAAATAAAGCAGAAAGTGAAGCAGGAGATGGAGGCCTAGTTGTCACAGAAAAAGACATTCGGCATATTGTTGCTTTGTGGACCGGGATCCCTGTGGAGAAAGTCTCAACTGACGAATCTGATCACCTCCTTAAAATGGAAGAGACTCTTCACAAACGTGTTATCGGCCAGGATGAGGCTGTCAAAGCCATTAGCCGCGCTATCCGGCGAGCTCGCGTTGGTCTAAAGAATCCAAACCGCCCAATTGCCAGCTTCATTTTTTCAGGCCCCACTGGTGTTGGGAAATCAGAACTAGCGAAGACGTTAGCTACCTACTATTTTGGCTCTGAAGAAGCTATGATTAGGCTTGACATGAGCGAGTTTATGGAGAGACACACTGTTTCAAAGCTTATTGGCTCACCACCTGGATATGTTGGCTATACCGAGGGTGGTCAACTGACTGAAGCAGTTCGTCGTCGGCCATACACTCTTGTCCTTTTTGATGAGATCGAGAAGGCCCACCCTGATGTTTTCAACATGATGCTCCAAATATTGGAAGATGGAAGATTGACAGACAGTAAAGGGCGGACTGTGGATTTTAAAAACACCCTCTTGATCATGACATCCAATGTGGGGAGCAGTGTCATTGAGAAAGGAGGTCGGAGAATTGGTTTTGATCTGGACTATGATGAGAAAGATGGTAGCTATAGCCGAATTAAGAGCCTTGTTACAGAGGAGCTGAAGCAATACTTCAGACCAGAATTCTTAAACAGACTGGATGAGATGATTGTGTTCCGGCAGCTGACAAAGTTGGAGGTGAAAGAGATTGCAGACATCATGTTGAAGGAGGTCTTTGAGAGGATGAAAGGAAAGGGGATAGAGCTTCAAGTTACAGATAGGTTTAAGAAAAGGGTAGCGGAGGAAGGTTACAATCCTAGCTATGGAGCAAGGCCGCTAAGAAGGGCCATCATGCGGCTTCTTGAGGACATCTTGGCTGAGAAAATGCTGGCTGGAGAAGTCAAAGTGGGTGATTCAGCTATTATGGATGTTGATGCTGATGGCAATGTTACAGTTCTTAATGGCAGGACTGCCGTATCAATCCATTAG
- the LOC105045308 gene encoding ATP-dependent Clp protease ATP-binding subunit ClpA homolog CD4A, chloroplastic isoform X2, translating into MAGTLVKLATFPAVTSRGHIQIQGSRKPSRLALMMCNVRVSPLRMQGFTGLRQLNALDFPYKSGRDFHFLISALSPTARGRAKRVVPKAVFERFTEKAIKVIMLAQEEARRLGHNFVGTEQILLGLIGEGTGIAAKVLKSLGISLKDARAEVEKIIGRGSGFVAVEIPFTPRAKRVSELSLEEARQLGHNYVGTEHLLLGLLREGEGVAARVLESFGADPSNIRTQVIRMVGESTEDVGAVIGGASSGSKMPMLEEYGTNLTKLAEEGRLDPVIGRQQQIKRVTQILGRRTKNNPCLIGEPGVGKTAIAEGLAQHIANGGVPETIEGKKVITLDMGLLVAGTKYRGEFEERLKRLMEEIKKNNDIILFIDEVHTLIGAGAAEGAIDAANILKPALARGELQCIGATTLDEYRKHIEKDPALERRFQPVKVPEPTVDESIQILKGLRERYEIHHKLSYTDDAIVAAVQLSHQYISDRFLPDKAIDLIDEAGSRVRLHHAQLPDDAKVLDKELKQIVKEKNDAVRSQEFAKAGELRDRELELKTQISALIEKTKERNKAESEAGDGGLVVTEKDIRHIVALWTGIPVEKVSTDESDHLLKMEETLHKRVIGQDEAVKAISRAIRRARVGLKNPNRPIASFIFSGPTGVGKSELAKTLATYYFGSEEAMIRLDMSEFMERHTVSKLIGSPPGYVGYTEGGQLTEAVRRRPYTLVLFDEIEKAHPDVFNMMLQILEDGRLTDSKGRTVDFKNTLLIMTSNVGSSVIEKGGRRIGFDLDYDEKDGSYSRIKSLVTEELKQYFRPEFLNRLDEMIVFRQLTKLEVKEIADIMLKEVFERMKGKGIELQVTDRFKKRVAEEGYNPSYGARPLRRAIMRLLEDILAEKMLAGEVKVGDSAIMDVDADGNVTVLNGRTAVSIH; encoded by the exons ATGGCTGGAACTCTGGTAAAGTTAGCTACTTTCCCTGCTGTCACAAGTAGAGGCCATATCCAGATCCAAGGCTCTAGGAAGCCAAGCAGGTTAGCCCTAATGATGTGTAATGTGAGAGTATCTCCTCTAAGAATGCAAGGGTTCACAGGACTGCGACAATTAAATGCCTTGGATTTTCCATACAAATCTGGAAGAGACTTTCATTTTTTGATATCAGCTTTAAGTCCTACTGCTCGAGGGAGGGCCAAACGAGTAGTTCCTAAAGCTGTGTTTGAGCGATTCACAGAGAAGGCTATTAAAGTGATCATGCTTGCACAGGAAGAAGCTAGACGTTTGGGCCACAATTTTGTTGGTACAGAGCAGATTTTGTTGGGTCTTATTGGTGAGGGAACTGGTATAGCTgcaaaagttttgaaatccttgGGAATTAGTCTTAAGGATGCCCGGGCTGAAGTGGAGAAGATTATTGGGAGAGGCAGTGGATTTGTAGCTGTTGAGATACCTTTTACGCCACGTGCCAAGCGTGTCTCGGAACTTTCACTAGAGGAAGCCCGGCAACTTG GTCACAATTACGTAGGAACCGAGCACTTACTGCTGGGTTTGCTTCGTGAGGGTGAAGGGGTAGCTGCTCGTGTACTTGAGAGTTTTGGCGCTGACCCAAGCAATATTCGTACACAG GTCATTCGTATGGTTGGTGAAAGCACAGAAGATGTTGGTGCAGTGATTGGAGGAGCAAGCAGTGGCAGCAAGATGCCTATGCTTGAGGAGTATGGGACTAATCTGACAAAGTTGGCAGAGGAG GGTAGACTAGATCCTGTTATTGGGAGGCAGCAACAGATAAAGCGTGTTACACAAATCCTAGGCAGGCGGACCAAGAACAATCCTTGTCTTATTGGAGAACCTGGTGTTGGAAAAACAGCTATTGCTGAGGGACTCGCTCAACATATTGCAAATGGTGGTGTTCCAGAAACAATTGAAGGAAAGAAG GTGATTACCCTTGATATGGGTCTTCTTGTTGCTGGCACAAAGTATCGTGGAGAGTTTGAAGAGAGACTAAAGAGACTGATGGAAGAAATCAAAAAGAATAATGACATAATACTCTTCATCGATGAGGTTCACACATTGATAGGTGCAGGAGCAGCAGAGGGTGCAATTGATGCTGCAAACATTTTGAAACCAGCTCTTGCAAGGGGTGAACTTCAG TGTATTGGAGCCACAACACTTGATGAATACAGGAAGCATATAGAGAAGGATCCAGCTTTAGAAAGAAGATTCCAGCCAGTAAAGGTTCCAGAGCCAACAGTTGATGAGTCAATACAAATTCTGAAAGGATTACGTGAAAGATATGAGATCCACCACAAACTTAGTTACACAGATGATGCTATAGTTGCTGCTGTACAATTGTCACATCAGTACATAAG TGACCGCTTCCTCCCTGACAAAGCAATTGACTTGATTGATGAAGCTGGTTCACGTGTTAGGCTTCATCATGCACAG TTACCTGATGATGCAAAAGTACTTGACAAGGAACTTAAGCAAATTGTAAAAGAGAAAAATGATGCTGTTCGTAGCCAAGAATTTGCGAAG GCTGGGGAGCTACGAGATAGGGAGTTGGAACTGAAGACCCAAATCTCGGCTCTGATCGAGAAAACTAAGGAGAGAAATAAAGCAGAAAGTGAAGCAGGAGATGGAGGCCTAGTTGTCACAGAAAAAGACATTCGGCATATTGTTGCTTTGTGGACCGGGATCCCTGTGGAGAAAGTCTCAACTGACGAATCTGATCACCTCCTTAAAATGGAAGAGACTCTTCACAAACGTGTTATCGGCCAGGATGAGGCTGTCAAAGCCATTAGCCGCGCTATCCGGCGAGCTCGCGTTGGTCTAAAGAATCCAAACCGCCCAATTGCCAGCTTCATTTTTTCAGGCCCCACTGGTGTTGGGAAATCAGAACTAGCGAAGACGTTAGCTACCTACTATTTTGGCTCTGAAGAAGCTATGATTAGGCTTGACATGAGCGAGTTTATGGAGAGACACACTGTTTCAAAGCTTATTGGCTCACCACCTGGATATGTTGGCTATACCGAGGGTGGTCAACTGACTGAAGCAGTTCGTCGTCGGCCATACACTCTTGTCCTTTTTGATGAGATCGAGAAGGCCCACCCTGATGTTTTCAACATGATGCTCCAAATATTGGAAGATGGAAGATTGACAGACAGTAAAGGGCGGACTGTGGATTTTAAAAACACCCTCTTGATCATGACATCCAATGTGGGGAGCAGTGTCATTGAGAAAGGAGGTCGGAGAATTGGTTTTGATCTGGACTATGATGAGAAAGATGGTAGCTATAGCCGAATTAAGAGCCTTGTTACAGAGGAGCTGAAGCAATACTTCAGACCAGAATTCTTAAACAGACTGGATGAGATGATTGTGTTCCGGCAGCTGACAAAGTTGGAGGTGAAAGAGATTGCAGACATCATGTTGAAGGAGGTCTTTGAGAGGATGAAAGGAAAGGGGATAGAGCTTCAAGTTACAGATAGGTTTAAGAAAAGGGTAGCGGAGGAAGGTTACAATCCTAGCTATGGAGCAAGGCCGCTAAGAAGGGCCATCATGCGGCTTCTTGAGGACATCTTGGCTGAGAAAATGCTGGCTGGAGAAGTCAAAGTGGGTGATTCAGCTATTATGGATGTTGATGCTGATGGCAATGTTACAGTTCTTAATGGCAGGACTGCCGTATCAATCCATTAG
- the LOC140857982 gene encoding LOW QUALITY PROTEIN: uncharacterized protein (The sequence of the model RefSeq protein was modified relative to this genomic sequence to represent the inferred CDS: inserted 1 base in 1 codon), translating into MEEHQWQRRQQRSLGDNIKMRIPSFKGTSSPEEYLEWAQHVEKVFEYQDYSEELYIKLQSLRQGGRCVEDFVKEFEMLMMRCDLRESQEQTIARFLGGLNKEIADTVELQSYVFLDDVIKFAVKVERQRKRGASKPSKTTNSSSLSLWPVPKAVPKQVEKGDSSKQVTDAAKEKEVENSQPPRRSRDIKCFKCLGYGHIASECPNKRVMFIRESQEKIESEDEAILEEVKEDYVEFADEGELLVIRRNLNLQAKVDDEQHENIFHTRCTIHDKICGVIIDGGSCTNMASTILVEKLNLVTMKHPRPYRLQWLTDDGDVKVTKQVVVPFSIGKSYKDEVVCNVVPMKASHLLLERPWQYDRRAIHDSFKNTYSFAKNGKNIVLTPLSPQQIQKDQLVIEKGKKENLFANKGEVKRVLTNHEIIFVLVAKQVPSEEVSLPPQMKEILEEFTDVFLEELPKGLPPIRGIEHQIDLIPGFALPNRPAYRCNPEEAKELQRQVADLLEKGYVRESMSPCSVPALLVPKKDGSMRMCXDSRAINKITIKYRYPIPRLDDMLDELHGAKVFSKIDLRSGYHQIRMKEGDEWKTAFKIKFGLYEWTVMPFGLSNAPSTFMRLMNHVLRKFIGDFDRIVFLCYVVSQHGVEVDEEKVKAIKEWPVPTNHLKGQSKLNRRHTKWMEFLETFPYVIKYKKGNVNIVTDALFRRYALISLLNAKLMEFELIIDRYKDDPKFANIYEECEKEAVNGYYRHDEYLFKSGRLYIPNSSIRELLVREAHGGRLAGHFGEKKILEMVKEHFYWSAMIRDVHHVIERCVTCKKTKSKETSQGLYMPLPVPDQPWIDLSMDFMLGLPRTQRGKDSILVVVDRFSKMSYFVPCHRTDDASHITELFFKEIIERKNAAYEKAANRGRKQVRLAPGDLVWIHLRKERFPNQRKSKLMPHTDCPFRVVEKVNDNAYKIELPGDYNVFATFNVRDLSPYLEDSLDDEEDLDLRDKKRIIFSVITSSLDWVAEEQDHRSSCLRPPPPRGPSLPSLTSGSTLHPSKVSPARQDKNPPQLHASTPPHLHGSTRPLHLHGPRLQLHPTPPPRLHASTPPPWATTPAAPRLHPAPPPRFYASTLRSPPPPAMAPAAPWLTAPSSSTAPRSTLATSPWLPPQLRPQTASTPHSVCAVGRQPVTDGEEDVSASGATVDGSHRTVDFFIFFVFQRAPAAPSPLGALGRWRRFFFVSRKPKGPSLPLSPPPPLVSSLL; encoded by the exons ATGGAGGAACACCAATGGCAAAGGCGGCAGCAAAGGAGTTTGGGAGACAATATTAAgatgaggatcccatcctttaaagGAACCAGCTCACCCGAAGAATATCTAGAATGGGCGCAACATGTGGAGAAGGTCTTTGAATATCAAGACTATTCTGAG GAGCTGTACATCAAGTTACAAAGCTTGAGACAAGGGGGGAGGTGTGTTGAGGATTTTGTCAAAGAATTTGAGATGCTGATGATGAGATGCGATTTGCGAGAATCTCAAGAACAGACCATTGCAAGGTTCTTAGGAGGCTTGAATAAGGAGATTGCTGATACGGTGGAGTTGCAATCTTATGTGTTCCTTGACGATGTGATCAAATTTGCTGTTAAGGTGGAGAGACAGCGCAAGCGTGGTGCAAGTAAGCCAAGTAAGACTACCAACTCATCTTCCTTATCACTATGGCCCGTCCCTAAGGCGGTGCCAAAACAAGTAGAAAAAGGTGATTCTAGCAAGCAAGTCACAGATGCGGCTAAAGAAAAAGAGGTGGAAAATTCACAACCTCCCAGACGAAGTCGAGATATCAAGTGTTTCAAGTGTCTTGGTTACGGTCATATAGCCTCTGAATGTCCAAACAAGAGGGTGATGTTCATTCGGGAGTcacaagaaaaaattgaaagTGAAGATGAGGCTATTTTGGAAGAGGTAAAAGAAGATTATGTGGAGTTTGCAGATGAAGGAGAGCTGTTGGTTATTCGTCGCAACCTGAACCTACAAGCCAAAGTGGATGATGAACAGCACGAAAATATCTTCCATACCAggtgcaccatccatgataagATATGTGGTGTTATCATTGATGGAGGTAGCTGTACCAATATGGCTTCTACTATTTTGGTAGAAAAACTTAATTTGGTGACTATGAAGCATCCCCGTCCCTATAGATTGCAATGGCTTACTGACGATGGTGATGTGAAGGTTACAAAGCAGGTTGTAGTACCTTTCTCTATTGGCAAGTCCTACAAAGATGAGGTTGTTTGTAATGTGGTTCCTATGAAAGCCAGCCATCTTCTTTTGGAAAGGCCTTGGCAGTATGATCGGAGGGCTATTCATGACAGCTTCAAAAACACCTATTCATTTGCCAAGAATGGGAAGAATATAGTGTTGACACCACTTAGCCCGCAACAGATCCAGAAGGATCAGCTTGTGATTGAAAAGGGCAAGAAAGAGAACCTATTTGCCAACAAGGGGGAAGTGAAGCGAGTTTTGACTaaccatgaaattatttttgttcttgtagctAAGCAGGTTCCAAGTGAAGAAGTCTCCCTTCCACCGCAAATGAAGGAGATCTTGGAGGAATTTACAGATGTGTTCCTGGAAGAATTACCAAAAGGATTGCCACCAATCAGAGGGATCGAGCATCAGATTGATCTCATTCCAGGGTTTGCCCTACCAAATAGACCAGCCTATAGATGCAATCCTGAGGAGGCCAAGGAGTTGCAGCGGCAAGTTGCGGATCTTTTGGAGAAGGGTTATGTGAGGGAGTCTATGAGCCCATGTTCAGTACCAGCTCTGTTGGTACCAAAGAAGGATGGATCTATGCGGATGT TGGATAGTAGGGCGATAAACAAGATCACAATAAAATATCGTTATCCAATCCCGCGACTGGATGATATGCTTGATGAGTTGCATGGAGctaaggtcttctcaaaaatagaccTTAGGAGCGGATACCATCAGATTCGCATGAAGGAAGGTGATGAATGGAAGACCGCATTCAAGATCAAGTTCGGATTGTATGAGTGGACGGTCATGCCATTTGGCTTGTCCAACGCACCTAGCACATTCATGAGATTGATGAATCATGTGCTGCGTAAGTTTATTGGTGATTTT GATCGCATAGTCTTTCTTTGCTATGTTGTGTCACAACATGGAGTGGAAGTTGATGAGGAAAAGGTGAAAGCGATCAAGGAGTGGCCTGTTCCTACTAAT CACTTGAAAGGACAAAGCAAGTTGAATCGTAGACATACCAAGTGGATGGAATTCTTGGAAACCTTTCCTTATGTGATCAAATACAAAAAAGGAAATGTCAATATCGTGACTGATGCACTTTTCAGGAGGTATGCTTTGATTTCATTGCTTAATGCTAAACTAATGGAATTTGAGTTGATTATAGATCGATACAAGgacgatccaaaatttgcaaatatttatgaagagtgcGAGAAAGAAGCTGTAAATGGCTATTACAGGCATGACGAATACTTATTTAAGTCAGGTCGGCTGTACATTCCTAACAGTTCCATTCGAGAGCTTTTGGTGAGAGAAGCTCATGGTGGCAGATTGGCGGGTCATTTTGGAGAGAAGAAAATATTGGAGATGGTGAAAGAGCACTTTTATTGGTCAGCTATGATTCGTGATGTGCATCACGTCATTGAGAGGTGCGTTACCTGTAAGAAGACGAAGAGCAAAGAGACTTCACAAGGGTTGTATATGCCGCTACCTGTACCAGATCAACCATGGATAGATTTGAGTATGGATTTTATGCTTGGGCTGCCAAGAACACAAAGGGGGAAGGATTCGATTTTGGTGGTTGTGGATCGATTCTCAAAAATGTCTTATTTCGTGCCATGCCACAGAACCGATGATGCTTCACATATTAcagaattatttttcaaagagata ATTGAGAGGAAGAATGCGGCTTATGAGAAAGCAGCCAACAGAGGAAGAAAACAAGTTCGCTTGGCTCCaggtgatcttgtttggataCATCTTCGCAAAGAACGATTTCCAAACCAAAGAAAATCTAAGCTCATGCCGCATACTGATTGTCCATTCCGAGTTGTTGAGAAAGTGAATGACAATGCTTACAAGATTGAATTGCCTGGTGACTACAATGTGTTCGCTACATTCAATGTTCGAGATCTTTCTCCTTACTTGGAAGATAGTTTGGATGACGAGGAAGATttggatttgagg GACAAGAAAAGGATCATTTTTAGTGTAATCACATCTTCCTTGGACTG GGTGGCTGAAGAGCAAGACCATCGAAGCTCTTGCCTTAGGCCCCCGCCCCCAAGAGGCCCCTCACTTCCGAGTCTTACCTCTGGCTCCACGCTCCACCCTAGCAAGGTCTCCCCAGCCCGGCAAGACAAGAATCCACCACAGCTTCACGCCTCCACCCCGCCCCACCTCCACGGCTCCACGCGTCCACTCCACCTCCATGGGCCACGGCTCCAGCTCCACCCCACCCCACCTCCACGGCTCCATGCATCCACCCCACCTCCATGGGCCACGACTCCAGCTGCTCCACGCCTCCACCCCGCCCCGCCTCCACGGTTCTACGCATCCACCCTGCGGTCCCCACCTCCACCGGCCATGGCTCCAGCCGCTCCATGGCTGACGGCTCCGAGCTCCTCCACCGCTCCACGCTCCACCCTCGCTACCTCTCCCTGGCTCCCTCCGCAGCTCCGCCCCCAGACGGCCTCGACACCCCACTCGGTCTGCGCGGTCGGCCGCCAGCCGGTCACCGATGGCGAGGAAGACGTCTCCGCGAGCGGTGCAACGGTGGACGGAAGTCACAGGAcggtagatttttttattttttttgtttttcagaGAGCCCCCGCCGCCCCCTCCCCGCTCGGCGCGCTGGGCCGCTGGAGACGATTTTTTTTCGTTTCACGAAAGCCGAAAGGCCCCTCCCTGCCCCTAAGTCCTCCTCCCCCGCTCGTCTCATCGCTCCTATGA